One Melospiza georgiana isolate bMelGeo1 chromosome 12, bMelGeo1.pri, whole genome shotgun sequence genomic window carries:
- the LAMP2 gene encoding lysosome-associated membrane glycoprotein 2 isoform X1, translating into MGPRRSAASSRGRLLLPLLLLGVSGFFQSYAVEVDIKDASNATCLYANWMMRFLITYESNNGDYKTTTLNLSSSATHNGSVCGNDTQAALVAVQFGEGHSWSINITKNNETYQGDFMTLTYNTNDTAVFPDAKRKGPVTIFIKDPAGPVQLNTVFVCHNSFDIEAENITQIFWNVTLQAFVQNGTVSKKETRCPADRPTSAPTVPPTSANATTAPTTAAPPAPTPPKPVENPDTGNYSLKSGNKTCFLATVGLQLNVSQDKPLLININPKTTVADGACGNTTATLKLNDGNSTLIGFTFAVKNASASVQKFYLREVNVTLLNRLNGSVISSADNNNLSKWDAFLGSSYMCRKEQTLQINENVQVHTFNLWIQPFLVEANKFATAEECLADSDLNFLIPIAVGVALGFLIILVFISYIIGRRKSRTGYQSV; encoded by the exons ATGGGCCCGCGCCGCTCCGCCGCCTCCTCCCGCGGCCGCCTCCtcctgccgctgctgctgctcggcGTCTCTG GTTTTTTCCAGTCCTATGCAGTTGAAGTAGATATAAAGGATGCTTCTAATGCTACATGCCTGTATGCAAATTGGATGATGAGGTTCTTGATAACATATGAATCAAACAATGGTGATTAT AAAACCACAACCCTGAATTTGTCATCCAGTGCGACACACAATGGAAGCGTCTGTGGCAATGACACACAGGCTGCCCTTGTGGCAGTGCAGTTTGGAGAAGGTCATTCTTGGAGCATTAACATCACAAAAAACAACGAAACTTACCAGGGAGACTTCATGACACTGACCTACAACACCAATGACACAGCTGTATTTCCTGATGCTAAGAGAAAAG GACCagttactatttttataaagGATCCTGCAGGTCCAGTTCAGCTGAACACTGTCTTCGTGTGTCACAATTCCTTCGATattgaagcagaaaatattaCACAGATTTTCTGGAATGTTACCCTGCAGGCTTTTGTTCAGAATGGCACAGTCAGTAAAAAAG AGACTAGATGTCCTGCTGATAGACCTACTTCTGCACCTACTGTTCCACCTACTAGTGCCAATGCAACTACTGCACCTACCACTGCTGCACCTCCTGCTCCAACTCCTCCCAAGCCTGTGGAGAATCCAGACACAGGAAACTATTCTCTTAAAAGTGGAAATAAAACGTGTTTCCTGGCAACTGTGGGGCTGCAACTGAATGTTTCTCAAGACAAG CCTCTTCTGATCAACATCAATCCAAAGACAACTGTCGCAGATGGTGCCTGTGGTAACACAACAGCCACTCTGAAATTGAATGATGGAAATAGCACACTGATTGGTTTCACATTTGCTGTT AAAAATGCGAGTGCAAGTGTACAGAAATTTTATCTGAGGGAGGTGAATGTTACTCTGCTCAACCGTCTGAATGGTTCTG TCATTTCAAGTGCAGATAACAACAACTTAAGCAAGTGGGATGCTTTCCTTGGTAGCTCTTACATGTGCCGAAAAGAGCAGACCCTTCAGATTAATGAAAATGTTCAAGTACATACTTTTAATCTTTGGATTCAGCCATTCCTTGTGGAGGCAAATAAGTTTGCTACAG CTGAAGAATGCCTTGCTGATTCTGACCTGAACTTTCTTATTCCCATCGCAGTGGGCGTGGCGCTTGGATTCCTTATCATTCTTGTCTTTATCTCTTACATcattggaagaagaaaaagtcGTACTGGCTATCAGTCTGTATAA
- the LAMP2 gene encoding lysosome-associated membrane glycoprotein 2 isoform X2, with the protein MGPRRSAASSRGRLLLPLLLLGVSGFFQSYAVEVDIKDASNATCLYANWMMRFLITYESNNGDYKTTTLNLSSSATHNGSVCGNDTQAALVAVQFGEGHSWSINITKNNETYQGDFMTLTYNTNDTAVFPDAKRKGPVTIFIKDPAGPVQLNTVFVCHNSFDIEAENITQIFWNVTLQAFVQNGTVSKKETRCPADRPTSAPTVPPTSANATTAPTTAAPPAPTPPKPVENPDTGNYSLKSGNKTCFLATVGLQLNVSQDKPLLININPKTTVADGACGNTTATLKLNDGNSTLIGFTFAVKNASASVQKFYLREVNVTLLNRLNGSVISSADNNNLSKWDAFLGSSYMCRKEQTLQINENVQVHTFNLWIQPFLVEANKFATAQECSLDDDSILIPIVVGAALAVLIAIIVVAYIIGRRKSYAGYQTL; encoded by the exons ATGGGCCCGCGCCGCTCCGCCGCCTCCTCCCGCGGCCGCCTCCtcctgccgctgctgctgctcggcGTCTCTG GTTTTTTCCAGTCCTATGCAGTTGAAGTAGATATAAAGGATGCTTCTAATGCTACATGCCTGTATGCAAATTGGATGATGAGGTTCTTGATAACATATGAATCAAACAATGGTGATTAT AAAACCACAACCCTGAATTTGTCATCCAGTGCGACACACAATGGAAGCGTCTGTGGCAATGACACACAGGCTGCCCTTGTGGCAGTGCAGTTTGGAGAAGGTCATTCTTGGAGCATTAACATCACAAAAAACAACGAAACTTACCAGGGAGACTTCATGACACTGACCTACAACACCAATGACACAGCTGTATTTCCTGATGCTAAGAGAAAAG GACCagttactatttttataaagGATCCTGCAGGTCCAGTTCAGCTGAACACTGTCTTCGTGTGTCACAATTCCTTCGATattgaagcagaaaatattaCACAGATTTTCTGGAATGTTACCCTGCAGGCTTTTGTTCAGAATGGCACAGTCAGTAAAAAAG AGACTAGATGTCCTGCTGATAGACCTACTTCTGCACCTACTGTTCCACCTACTAGTGCCAATGCAACTACTGCACCTACCACTGCTGCACCTCCTGCTCCAACTCCTCCCAAGCCTGTGGAGAATCCAGACACAGGAAACTATTCTCTTAAAAGTGGAAATAAAACGTGTTTCCTGGCAACTGTGGGGCTGCAACTGAATGTTTCTCAAGACAAG CCTCTTCTGATCAACATCAATCCAAAGACAACTGTCGCAGATGGTGCCTGTGGTAACACAACAGCCACTCTGAAATTGAATGATGGAAATAGCACACTGATTGGTTTCACATTTGCTGTT AAAAATGCGAGTGCAAGTGTACAGAAATTTTATCTGAGGGAGGTGAATGTTACTCTGCTCAACCGTCTGAATGGTTCTG TCATTTCAAGTGCAGATAACAACAACTTAAGCAAGTGGGATGCTTTCCTTGGTAGCTCTTACATGTGCCGAAAAGAGCAGACCCTTCAGATTAATGAAAATGTTCAAGTACATACTTTTAATCTTTGGATTCAGCCATTCCTTGTGGAGGCAAATAAGTTTGCTACAG CCCAGGAGTGTTCGCTGGATGATGACAGCATCCTAATCCCAATTGTAGTTGGTGCTGCACTTGCTGTCTTGATTGCCATTATAGTGGTTGCTTACATAATTGGCAGAAGAAAAAGCTATGCTGGATATCAAACTTTGTGA